In Topomyia yanbarensis strain Yona2022 chromosome 2, ASM3024719v1, whole genome shotgun sequence, one DNA window encodes the following:
- the LOC131682481 gene encoding GTP:AMP phosphotransferase AK3, mitochondrial: MSQNLFRAVLMGAPGSGKGTVSARIVKTFNMKYISSGDMLRSNIEQKTDLGNIADQYIRDGKLVPDIYVTKCILSELEKLKSKSWLLDGFPRTLDQADELLHTEPIDTVINLDVPFDVIIDRLRSRWVHLPSGRVYNIGFNDPKVPGKDDVTGEPLIQRPDDNPVAVQKRLEIYEACTKPLNTYFKQRGILVTFSGKTTDEIWPNVKKFLEEKIKK; the protein is encoded by the coding sequence ATGAGCCAGAACCTGTTTCGCGCTGTGCTAATGGGTGCGCCTGGCTCCGGCAAAGGCACAGTGTCTGCACGTATAGTGAAGACGTTTAATATGAAATACATATCAAGCGGAGATATGCTACGAAGTAACATAGAGCAGAAAACAGATTTAGGCAACATTGCGGATCAATACATCAGAGATGGAAAGCTTGTACCAGACATTTATGTAACCAAGTGTATTCTGAGCGAACTCGAAAAACTTAAATCAAAGTCTTGGTTGCTGGACGGCTTCCCTCGAACACTCGATCAAGCAGACGAATTGTTGCACACAGAACCAATTGACACTGTTATCAATCTAGACGTTCCTTTTGATGTGATTATAGATCGACTGCGAAGTCGGTGGGTTCATTTACCCAGTGGGAGGGTATACAACATTGGTTTCAACGATCCGAAAGTGCCTGGGAAAGATGATGTCACAGGTGAACCGCTTATCCAACGACCAGACGACAATCCGGTAGCAGTTCAAAAGCGATTGGAAATCTACGAAGCCTGTACTAAACCACTCAACACCTACTTTAAACAAAGAGGAATCTTGGTTACATTTAGTGGGAAGACGACTGATGAAATATGGCCTAACGTGAAGAAATTTTTagaggaaaaaatcaagaaataa
- the LOC131682479 gene encoding tetratricopeptide repeat protein 14-like produces the protein MPSPQLDASLVEKAIGFHGLPLQKIWEGERGDADLPSLGIINPDYAIYQSRQKTLTFHDRAKRFKLHQFISKKADILYSSALTETMIRDRIERKRVGEFQQYEKFIIPPLDAFMDSDVNDKITHFLETTMPGDVVYGVVLNRSPQGVIFKVLYSLGNTCCFINTSSIKAYVANNYLIPITDRNGAPRNFTANDLICCEVADAQPDARKLICTMQRSILSRSPGSINYGVITAEDLPLAYNFAAAKEGKPYEYYLRKSPSFNDPRGVETLMQELGLSGSEFYSNMSGLKGKFPQAEYAGELRNTQASKWAFRSVAEGIEHFKEGRHSEAFQCLNKALSIDARNVEGLVARGALYANSGSFKKAVDDFEMALKINSSHANARKYMGETLVALGRSYEEDNRLDEAKKAYQDCLNIIPHHEEAQNSLEFIKTKTFSKQIVAPNELELPVLNIPKPTHHDRSKQSNTTSKQEPDTSGVSGLKRDGSESRKDKKNVKKQEKKKRHKKQQSSSSESSENSSGSSDSSSGSESSSSNSSSSSDSSRSSRTKKRNKRSKSVKKLKSLSPLSKRMAAGMGNDSRATDGLFVFGNHSAATGQASAGADEYEQKVRKFLDIPRDEDNYEEKVRRFVAEAAKYQKERKAQEDKTKKKKKKDDKKAKKDSRKKRKSEDKKKSKKKDKDDDVLNNDKLKEALKIFENFPVLDELGSKLSEYYSKKENAGAAGPSGIASVVSSLLSKSSKKESLKMDKSIEPKVMMKPIERQEKDGKWRMLFNKDERSTKEPPPQARPAVPKQYAFSNESDEESGALGVFQMQQHQQHLQQKSNQRIVRYEEKNRRPQQSQEKQKTSVSQMAPVKSGPVVLDKFGNFRLANADDAKPPEPTGPPRRSRSRSRGRRYGSSSRSRSQSLKRRSRSGSFRRRFSRSRSGSFSRSRSRSYSRSRSRSPSFERRRFIENRRVFRGRGHFYDRPYNNRFNNYHHRGGFMNRRGGFQNFRDNYNRGGYRDRPFRPRFRGGGGHYRFQQRSYSRSDSKSPDRIPASPNNRRRADRDRSRSNSNDNGRSSERDSPKPKEREFSKTKDKREDKSSAEPETSRSLQGTDQERWSDTEKDPPPPGAEEAALADLQRIMEKARKDRKDETAKKSNDS, from the exons ATGCCCTCGCCCCAGCTGGATGCCAGTCTGGTGGAGAAGGCCATCGGATTCCATGGGTTACCATTACAAAAAATCTGGGAAGGCGAACGGGGAGATGCCGACTTGCCCAGCCTTGGAATTATTAATCCGGACTATGCGATCTATCAGTCACGCCAGAAGACGCTCACCTTTCACGACCGTGCCAAACGATTCAAATTGCACCAGTTTATTTCAAAGAAGGCCGATATCCTGTATAGTAGTGCATTAACGGAAACTATGATACGAGATCGCATAGAACGAAAACGTGTCGGAGAATTTCAGCAAT ATGAAAAGTTTATCATACCACCGCTCGACGCGTTTATGGATTCGGATGTAAATGACAAAATTACCCACTTTTTAGAG ACCACGATGCCAGGCGATGTCGTGTATGGAGTCGTACTCAATAGATCCCCACAAGGAGTAATATTCAAAGTGCTTTATTCGCTTGGGAATACCTGTTGTTTCATCAATACCAGCTCGATTAAG GCGTACGTGGCCAATAATTATTTGATACCAATAACCGATCGCAATGGTGCCCCGAGGAATTTCACTGCCAACGATTTGATTTGCTGTGAAGTGGCCGATGCGCAACCGGACGCAAGAAAACTTATTTGCACTATGCAGCGTAGCATCCTCAGTCGTTCGCCGGGTTCAATAAATTATGGAGTTATCACGGCGGAGGATTTACCGTTGGCATACAA TTTTGCAGCAGCGAAGGAGGGAAAACCATACGAATACTATTTGCGGAAATCACCTTCCTTCAATGATCCCCGTGGAGTGGAAACATTGATGCAAGAGTTGGGTCTCAGTGGAAGCGAGTTCTATTCCAACATGTCTGGTTTGAAGGGGAAATTTCCCCAGGCCGAATACGCAGGTGAACTACGGAACACTCAAGCCAGCAAGTGGGCCTTCAG GTCCGTTGCGGAAGGTATTGAGCATTTTAAGGAAGGACGTCATTCGGAGGCGTTCCAGTGCTTAAACAAGGCGCTTAGCATAGATGCGCGAAATGTGGAAGGATTGGTGGCCCGCGGGGCATTATACGCAAACAGTGGTTCGTTTAAGAAAGCCGTTGATGATTTTGAGATGGCACTAAAAATCAATTCGTCCCATGCTAATGCGCGGAAGTACATGGGCGAGACATTGGTTGCACTGGGTAGAAGCTACGAGGAAGACAACCGTCTAGACGAGGCTAAGAAAGCATACCAGGACTGTTTGAATATTATTCCTCACCACGAGGAAGCACAGAATTCGCTGGAGTTTATCAAAACGAAGACGTTCTCCAAACAAATTGTGGCACCCAACGAGTTGGAACTGCCAG TTTTGAACATCCCCAAACCGACGCATCACGATCGTAGTAAGCAATCAAATACAACCAGCAAGCAGGAACCGGACACGTCCGGTGTCAGTGGATTGAAACGCGATGGATCGGAATCCCGGAAGGACAAGAAGAACGTCAAGAAACAGGAGAAGAAGAAGCGCCACAAGAAACAACAAAGCAGCTCGAGCGAGTCCAGTGAAAACTCTTCCGGTTCGAGTGATTCGAGCAGCGGTTCggaaagcagcagcagcaactctTCGTCAAGTTCAG ATTCGTCAAGATCGTCTCGGACAAAAAAGCGTAACAAGCGGAGCAAAAGTGTGAAGAAGCTGAAGTCGCTTTCTCCACTCAGCAAACGTATGGCGGCAGGGATGGGCAACGATAGTCGTGCCACCGATGGATTGTTTGTGTTTGGCAATCACTCTGCAGCAACAGGGCAGGCGTCCGCTGGGGCGGACGAGTATGAACAGAAG GTTCGTAAATTTCTCGATATACCTCGTGATGAGGATAACTACGAAGAGAAGGTACGCCGATTTGTAGCAGAAGCTGCAAAGTATCAAAAGGAGCGAAAGGCGCAAGAGGACAAGacaaagaagaaaaagaagaaggaTGACAAGAAGGCTAAAAAGGACAGCAGAAAGAAGCGCAAATCTGAGGACaagaaaaaatcgaagaaaaagGATAAAGATGACGATGTATTGAACAATGACAAGCTTAAGGAAGCACTAAA AATCTTCGAAAACTTCCCCGTTCTCGATGAACTCGGCTCGAAGTTATCCGAATATTATTCAAAAAAAGAAAACGCTGGTGCGGCTGGTCCTAGTGGTATAGCGAGCGTTGTGTCATCATTGCTGAGCAAAAGCTCTAAGAAAGAATCGTTGAAGATGGACAAATCGATAGAACCTAAAGTTATGATGAAGCCAATCGAACGCCAGGAAAAAGACGGTAAGTGGCGCATGTTGTTCAACAAAGATGAAAGATCCACCAAGGAGCCTCCGCCTCAGGCAAGACCTGCCGTCCCAAAGCAGTATGCATTTTCGAATGAATCGGACGAGGAAAGTGGTGCACTTGGAGTGTTTCAGATGCAACAACACCAGCAACATTTACAACAAAAGTCCAATCAGAGAATAGTTCGTTACGAAGAAAAGAACAGACGCCCACAACAAAGTCAGGAAAAGCAAAAAACTTCCGTGTCACAAATGGCTCCAGTCAAATCTGGCCCAGTTGTGCTGGATAAGTTTGGCAATTTCAGATTGGCAAACGCCGATGATGCCAAACCGCCGGAACCTACCGGGCCGCCGCGTCGATCGCGAAGCAGATCACGTGGACGTCGGTATGGCAGTTCAAGTCGATCACGATCACAAAGTTTAAAACGTCGATCCCGTTCGGGAAGTTTCCGGCGTCGCTTCAGCCGTTCAAGATCAGGTTCTTTCAGTCGGTCTCGATCACGGTCTTACTCACGAAGTCGATCTCGTTCACCTAGTTTCGAGCGACGTCGATTTATTGAAAATCGCCGCGTTTTTCGTGGACGAGGTCATTTTTATGATCGTCCTTACAATAATCGTTTTAACAATTATCACCACAGGGGTGGTTTCATGAATCGCCGAGGTGGTTTTCAAAATTTCCGAGATAATTATAATCGTGGTGGGTATCGTGATCGACCTTTCCGGCCTCGGTTCCGCGGTGGTGGTGGACATTATAGGTTCCAGCAGCGATCGTACAGCCGCAGTGACAGTAAGTCTCCGGATCGCATTCCAGCAAGCCCGAACAATCGCCGTCGGGCAGACAGAGATCGCTCACGTTCCAATAGCAATGATAACGGGCGATCAAGTGAGCGTGACTCTCCAAAACCTAAGGAACGCGAATTTTCAAAGACGAAAGATAAGAGAGAAGACAAATCTAGCGCAGAACCGgaaacgagtcgttcgctgcAGGGGACCGATCAAGAACGATGGTCAGATACCGAAAAAGATCCTCCTCCACCTGGAGCAGAAGAAGCCGCCCTTGCTGATTTGCAACGAATAATGGAAAAAGCTCGCAAAGATAGGAaagacgaaactgcgaagaaatcAAATGACTCATAA